A window of Streptomyces marispadix contains these coding sequences:
- a CDS encoding SpoIIE family protein phosphatase codes for MITARAAATFEPVGRSVATARAFVRDTLQGWGLGDIVDDAVVLTSELVTNAVVHAGTAAEVVCLRDGEGVRIEVVDRYPERELPLQDPAHVLGSPDREGGRGLLLCAALASHWGVDYTAADKRVWFSLDLPERPVGTRAAGPALPDDALPVADARVRVAVVQVDRQGAIAAWNEDAQQLFGYPAEQVTGKPLTDFAAWPHTPGTSTGIAEALQLSRWEGSYGLRDADGRTIPVYASHLRVRDSDGEPSTVCLLVRDHERAVLQSPLRSPAPDSASRQEGGEGPVDPFEIFIGSPAPDDLDGLLQRTVERARDMLDGDSAYLLLATDDETELEVRASTGLPSARQRFARVPVEAGTGRYGSARMPSVHEDLTVVPGAVPLLAGTGMRSVVTVPLKVEGRLTGSLGVATESPGRYTNEEALRLQFAADRIALAVERARLTELERLRRGSLSFLVEASDLLAGTLDRDQTLALMAQMTVPTLAAWCAVYTVAEPGSDPKLSYVLHEDEDRIDHLKALLNKVDPPDPVPTPGARVWSAPSDAAHSAALRSSLRTVVLGEEEHHLSPGSTRATAAAVGGETVVLPLVARNRVIGMLTLGKPAEERFRQEILELAEDLSRRAALALDNARLYSERTAISQSLQRSLLPPELPEVSGGVEVEVIYRAAGEGNEVGGDFYDLFDISDGTWGFAIGDVCGTGPEAAAVTGLARHALRLLAREGLGGPAVLDRLNTAILDEGARSRFLTLLYGELRPQPDGSAELKIVCAGHPLPLRLRQDGSVEPAADPQPLLGVMDDLELYEQTVVLDPGDVLLCVTDGVTERREGTRMLGDDGLADVLTSCTGLTAGAVAARIMRAVERFANAAPSDDMAILAMRVPE; via the coding sequence GTGATCACCGCGAGGGCAGCGGCCACGTTCGAGCCTGTCGGACGTTCCGTGGCGACCGCCCGTGCCTTCGTACGGGACACCCTCCAGGGCTGGGGCCTGGGCGACATCGTCGACGACGCCGTCGTCCTCACCAGCGAACTCGTCACCAACGCCGTGGTGCATGCGGGCACCGCCGCCGAAGTCGTATGCCTGCGCGACGGCGAGGGCGTACGCATCGAAGTCGTCGACCGCTATCCCGAGCGCGAACTCCCGCTCCAGGACCCGGCACACGTACTCGGCAGCCCGGACCGCGAGGGCGGACGTGGCCTGCTGCTGTGCGCGGCGCTCGCCTCGCACTGGGGCGTCGACTACACGGCGGCCGACAAGCGCGTCTGGTTCAGCCTCGACCTGCCCGAACGCCCCGTCGGCACCCGCGCAGCAGGCCCCGCGCTGCCCGACGACGCGCTTCCCGTGGCCGACGCCCGCGTGCGCGTGGCAGTCGTACAGGTCGACCGCCAGGGCGCGATCGCCGCCTGGAACGAGGACGCACAGCAGCTCTTCGGCTACCCGGCCGAGCAGGTCACAGGCAAGCCCCTCACCGACTTCGCCGCCTGGCCCCACACCCCCGGCACCAGCACGGGCATCGCCGAGGCCCTCCAGCTCTCCCGCTGGGAAGGCTCGTACGGCCTGCGGGACGCCGACGGACGTACGATCCCCGTCTACGCCTCCCACCTGCGCGTGCGCGACAGCGACGGCGAACCGTCCACTGTGTGCCTCCTGGTACGGGACCACGAACGGGCGGTTCTCCAGTCCCCGTTGCGCAGCCCCGCGCCCGACTCCGCAAGCCGTCAGGAGGGCGGGGAGGGGCCCGTCGACCCCTTCGAGATCTTCATCGGCTCCCCCGCGCCCGACGATCTCGACGGCTTGCTCCAGCGAACGGTGGAGCGCGCACGCGACATGCTCGACGGCGACTCCGCCTATCTGCTGCTGGCCACCGACGACGAGACCGAGCTGGAAGTGCGCGCGTCCACCGGCCTGCCCTCCGCACGCCAGCGCTTCGCCCGCGTACCGGTCGAGGCGGGCACCGGACGCTATGGGTCCGCGCGTATGCCCTCCGTACACGAGGACCTCACGGTCGTGCCGGGCGCCGTACCGCTGCTGGCGGGCACCGGCATGCGCTCCGTCGTCACCGTCCCGCTGAAAGTCGAGGGCCGGCTGACGGGTTCGCTCGGTGTGGCCACCGAATCCCCTGGCCGCTATACGAACGAGGAGGCGCTGCGCCTCCAGTTCGCCGCCGACCGCATCGCGCTCGCCGTCGAACGGGCCCGCCTCACCGAGCTGGAGAGGCTGCGCCGCGGCTCGCTCTCCTTCCTCGTCGAAGCCTCCGACCTGCTCGCCGGCACCCTCGACCGGGACCAGACGCTGGCGCTCATGGCACAGATGACGGTCCCCACCCTCGCCGCCTGGTGCGCCGTCTACACCGTGGCCGAACCGGGCTCCGACCCCAAGCTGTCGTACGTACTTCACGAGGACGAAGACCGCATCGACCACCTCAAGGCCCTGCTCAACAAGGTCGATCCGCCGGACCCGGTACCCACGCCGGGCGCCCGCGTCTGGAGCGCGCCGTCCGACGCCGCACACTCCGCGGCACTGCGCAGCTCACTGCGTACGGTCGTGCTCGGCGAGGAGGAACATCACCTCTCGCCGGGCTCGACTCGCGCCACAGCGGCGGCAGTCGGCGGCGAGACCGTCGTCCTCCCTCTCGTCGCCCGCAACCGCGTCATCGGCATGCTCACCCTCGGCAAGCCCGCCGAGGAACGTTTCCGCCAGGAGATCCTCGAACTCGCCGAGGACCTCTCCCGCCGTGCCGCACTCGCCCTCGACAACGCGCGCCTCTACTCGGAGCGCACGGCCATCAGCCAGTCCCTGCAACGCAGCCTGCTCCCGCCCGAACTGCCGGAGGTCAGCGGCGGAGTGGAGGTCGAGGTCATCTACCGCGCGGCCGGCGAGGGCAACGAGGTCGGCGGCGACTTCTACGACCTCTTCGACATCTCCGACGGCACCTGGGGCTTCGCGATCGGCGACGTCTGCGGTACGGGCCCGGAGGCCGCGGCGGTGACCGGGCTCGCCCGGCACGCGCTGCGACTCCTCGCACGCGAAGGCCTCGGCGGTCCCGCGGTGCTGGACCGCCTCAACACCGCGATCCTGGACGAGGGGGCGCGCAGCCGCTTTCTTACGCTGCTGTACGGGGAGTTGCGCCCGCAGCCCGACGGCAGCGCCGAATTGAAGATCGTCTGCGCCGGCCATCCGCTTCCGCTGCGCCTTCGGCAGGACGGCAGCGTGGAACCGGCCGCCGATCCGCAACCGCTCCTCGGCGTGATGGACGACCTCGAACTGTACGAGCAGACCGTCGTCCTCGACCCGGGCGACGTGCTGCTGTGCGTCACGGACGGCGTCACCGAACGCCGCGAAGGCACCCGCATGCTCGGCGACGACGGCCTCGCCGACGTGCTCACAAGCTGCACCGGGCTTACGGCGGGCGCAGTCGCGGCGCGCATCATGCGCGCCGTGGAACGCTTCGCCAACGCGGCGCCTTCGGACGACATGGCCATCCTTGCGATGCGGGTCCCTGAATAG